In Amycolatopsis coloradensis, one genomic interval encodes:
- a CDS encoding helix-turn-helix domain-containing protein translates to MARKSEVFAPPLEPEEAQRLVMITTSARDRVWPRRSGTVPASSRGRSAGEIAAMFAALSPKWRGGRARKVGPAARDQICRIAACKPAEPGLPFTAWSLTKLVGYLAEHLVGLVVDFDRELRQVEQAVKQVGQGVQ, encoded by the coding sequence ATGGCACGTAAGTCCGAGGTGTTCGCGCCGCCGTTGGAGCCGGAGGAAGCGCAGCGGCTGGTCATGATCACGACGTCGGCGCGGGATCGGGTGTGGCCGCGACGATCCGGGACCGTGCCGGCCTCGTCGCGAGGCCGGTCCGCGGGTGAGATCGCGGCGATGTTCGCGGCGTTGTCCCCAAAATGGAGGGGCGGCCGAGCTCGTAAGGTCGGGCCGGCCGCCCGTGACCAGATCTGCCGCATCGCCGCCTGCAAGCCCGCCGAGCCGGGGTTGCCGTTCACGGCCTGGAGCCTGACCAAACTGGTCGGCTACCTCGCCGAGCACTTGGTCGGTCTTGTAGTGGACTTTGATCGTGAGCTGCGTCAGGTCGAGCAGGCGGTGAAGCAGGTAGGGCAGGGCGTCCAGTAG
- a CDS encoding Acg family FMN-binding oxidoreductase, whose translation MVGRRPAERWSPAELEVVAGAVLRAPSVHNIQPWRLDFEEGLLVLVERRDLELPEHDPYGRDRLVSCGAALANLELAIRVLGHRTCTAVFPDPGRPEVVAAVEPDGPLPPSVAEVNRYSAIKRRHSHRRRFSGRSLTRHQVVELRDGAAAEGVQARPVLDEIELTMVADRLEFAAEAYRHDRGYQRELALWTVRDEGRRSGVGLAASVRSAGSLPWAGLVRESTALPDREVLQRRLAEETLLAFVTPGDTRHDHLRAGRALQLTWLDAVHQGLVGSVLTQPLHLPEVRAALTEDLELPGSLQVLMRFGYPSSAVPHSPRRSIDELLGTGF comes from the coding sequence ATGGTCGGACGAAGGCCGGCGGAGCGCTGGTCGCCCGCGGAGCTGGAGGTAGTGGCGGGCGCGGTGCTGCGCGCGCCGTCGGTGCACAACATCCAGCCGTGGCGGCTGGACTTCGAGGAAGGCCTGCTCGTCCTGGTCGAGCGCCGGGATCTGGAGCTTCCCGAGCACGATCCGTATGGCCGTGACCGCCTCGTGTCGTGTGGTGCCGCGCTGGCCAATCTGGAACTGGCCATCCGGGTGCTCGGCCATCGGACGTGCACCGCGGTGTTCCCTGATCCGGGCCGGCCCGAAGTGGTGGCCGCCGTCGAACCGGACGGGCCGTTGCCCCCTTCGGTCGCGGAGGTGAACCGCTACTCGGCGATCAAGCGGCGGCACAGTCATCGCCGTCGTTTTTCGGGGCGGTCGCTGACCAGGCATCAGGTCGTGGAGCTGCGCGACGGTGCGGCGGCCGAGGGTGTCCAGGCCAGGCCGGTCCTGGACGAGATCGAGCTGACCATGGTCGCGGACCGGCTCGAGTTCGCCGCCGAGGCCTACCGGCACGACCGCGGCTATCAGCGGGAGCTGGCTTTGTGGACGGTCCGTGACGAGGGCCGGCGCAGCGGTGTCGGCCTGGCCGCGAGTGTGCGGTCGGCGGGTTCGTTGCCGTGGGCGGGGCTGGTGCGTGAGTCGACGGCGCTGCCTGATCGTGAGGTTCTCCAGCGCAGGCTGGCCGAGGAGACGTTGCTGGCGTTCGTCACACCAGGTGACACCCGGCACGATCATCTTCGGGCCGGGCGGGCGTTGCAGCTGACCTGGCTCGACGCGGTCCACCAGGGACTCGTCGGGTCGGTTCTGACACAGCCTCTGCATTTGCCCGAGGTGCGTGCCGCCCTGACCGAGGATCTGGAGCTGCCCGGTTCCCTCCAGGTGCTCATGCGATTCGGCTATCCCTCGAGTGCCGTCCCGCATTCCCCGCGACGCTCGATCGACGAACTGCTCGGCACCGGGTTTTGA
- a CDS encoding universal stress protein, with translation MSEFPGKAVIAGVDGMTSSLTAVRWAAAEARRRRVELRLVHAFDKDSLEYPQPLPTREELADMARIRGQRLLRKAREIAREAAPSVETQLILRYEKPAQALLTMSEDAGLLVLGPEEIRPLGRMLVGSVSIGLAAHAKCPIAVVRPHAAEEEAPTEGAVVVGIDGTRTSEAALALAFEEASWRRAPLVAVHTWDDAFLSALFEEARWTLDAREIEERESEVLAERLAGWQEKYPDVAVDRVVVRGRPADELLRHADRAQLLVVGSRGRGGVAGMLLGSTSQHVLSYALCPVIVARSQGEGKP, from the coding sequence ATGAGCGAATTCCCCGGCAAGGCCGTGATCGCCGGCGTCGACGGAATGACGTCCTCGCTGACGGCGGTGCGCTGGGCTGCCGCGGAGGCCCGTCGTCGCCGTGTCGAGCTGCGGCTGGTCCACGCGTTCGACAAGGACTCACTGGAGTATCCGCAACCGTTGCCGACGCGCGAGGAACTCGCGGACATGGCGCGGATCCGGGGACAGCGTCTGCTCCGGAAGGCCCGAGAGATCGCCAGGGAGGCCGCCCCCTCCGTGGAGACTCAGCTGATCCTCCGTTACGAGAAGCCGGCACAGGCGCTGCTGACGATGTCGGAGGATGCCGGTCTGCTGGTGCTGGGCCCGGAAGAGATCCGCCCGCTCGGCCGGATGCTGGTCGGCTCGGTGTCGATCGGGCTCGCGGCGCACGCGAAGTGCCCGATCGCGGTGGTGCGCCCTCATGCAGCCGAGGAAGAGGCTCCCACGGAGGGTGCGGTCGTCGTCGGTATCGACGGCACCCGGACCAGTGAAGCCGCGCTGGCGCTGGCCTTCGAGGAGGCATCGTGGCGGCGGGCGCCGCTGGTCGCCGTCCATACCTGGGACGACGCCTTCCTTTCGGCACTGTTCGAGGAAGCGCGATGGACGCTCGACGCGCGCGAAATCGAAGAACGGGAGAGCGAGGTGCTGGCCGAGCGGCTCGCGGGCTGGCAGGAGAAATACCCGGACGTCGCCGTGGACCGGGTGGTCGTCCGCGGCCGTCCCGCCGATGAACTGCTGCGTCACGCTGACCGCGCGCAGCTACTGGTCGTCGGTAGCCGGGGCCGGGGCGGAGTGGCCGGGATGCTGCTCGGTTCGACCAGCCAGCACGTGCTGTCGTACGCGCTGTGCCCGGTGATCGTCGCCCGTTCGCAGGGGGAGGGAAAACCTTGA
- a CDS encoding wax ester/triacylglycerol synthase family O-acyltransferase, whose translation MDRLSPLDAAFLELEDGDPNSTLSIASIAVLEGTAPARDEFIDAITARLPRIPRYRKKVHRLPLDLDAPVWVDDDRFDARRHFHRVSVPAPGDENALCDLVALLMAERLDRDHPLWEFWVIEGLEDGRWAVLSKLHHCLADGISGTRLLSALFDAQAVTTPDAEQAENPGSIALLWGAARKLAAIPLEQTAALTRLVRSPGLTVRRIADAAKGLGALASALVPAAPSSLSGPIGPDRRYELAHTSLREIHEISEVFDTTVNDVVLASITAAFRALLLRRGEEPRPDSVRTLVPVSVRRDFGTVDNQISLMLPLLPVDIEDPVDRLAEVHRRLAELKNSKEVETGAELTGAGLHVPFAPISWAIRLAAGLPQHNVVTVTTNVPGPRESLHLLGREVLGLYPYVPIALRLRTGIAVLSYGDEVTFGVTLDFDSSPDSGFFSKAIERDLVALHNLARPTARKSPV comes from the coding sequence ATGGACCGGCTCAGCCCGCTGGACGCCGCTTTTCTCGAACTCGAGGACGGTGATCCGAACTCCACGCTGTCGATCGCGTCGATCGCCGTGCTCGAAGGCACCGCTCCTGCCCGGGACGAATTCATCGACGCGATCACCGCTCGGCTGCCGAGGATCCCCCGGTACCGGAAGAAGGTCCACCGGCTCCCGCTCGACCTGGACGCCCCCGTATGGGTCGATGACGACCGATTCGACGCACGACGGCATTTCCACCGGGTGTCCGTTCCCGCACCGGGCGATGAGAACGCGCTCTGTGACCTCGTCGCCCTGCTCATGGCGGAACGACTCGATCGCGATCACCCGTTGTGGGAGTTCTGGGTCATCGAAGGACTCGAAGACGGCCGGTGGGCGGTGTTGTCGAAACTGCACCACTGCCTCGCCGACGGGATCAGCGGCACGCGGCTGCTCAGCGCGCTCTTCGACGCCCAGGCAGTGACGACTCCGGACGCGGAACAGGCCGAGAATCCCGGATCGATCGCGCTGCTGTGGGGAGCCGCACGCAAGCTCGCCGCCATCCCCCTCGAGCAAACGGCCGCGCTCACTCGTTTGGTGCGCTCGCCGGGTCTCACGGTGCGCCGGATCGCCGACGCCGCGAAGGGCTTGGGGGCACTCGCTTCCGCTCTGGTTCCGGCCGCGCCGTCCTCGCTCTCCGGTCCGATCGGCCCGGACCGTCGTTACGAACTGGCACACACGTCGCTCCGTGAAATCCACGAGATCAGCGAAGTCTTCGACACGACCGTGAACGACGTCGTCCTCGCGTCGATCACCGCCGCCTTTCGCGCACTCCTGTTGAGGCGCGGTGAAGAGCCACGTCCGGATTCGGTGCGCACCCTGGTCCCGGTCTCGGTGCGCCGGGACTTCGGGACCGTGGACAACCAGATCTCCCTGATGCTGCCACTGCTGCCGGTGGACATCGAAGACCCGGTGGACAGGCTCGCCGAAGTCCACCGGCGACTGGCCGAGCTGAAGAACAGCAAGGAAGTCGAAACGGGAGCCGAACTGACCGGCGCGGGACTGCACGTTCCCTTCGCGCCGATCTCGTGGGCAATCCGGTTGGCGGCCGGACTACCCCAGCACAACGTCGTCACGGTCACCACGAACGTTCCCGGCCCCCGGGAATCGCTGCACCTGCTCGGACGCGAGGTGCTAGGCCTCTATCCGTACGTTCCGATCGCGTTGCGCCTGCGGACCGGAATCGCCGTCCTGTCCTACGGCGACGAGGTCACCTTCGGTGTGACGCTCGACTTCGACAGCTCGCCGGACTCAGGGTTCTTCTCCAAGGCCATCGAACGCGACCTCGTCGCCCTGCACAACCTCGCGCGGCCCACCGCGCGCAAATCGCCGGTGTGA
- a CDS encoding flavodoxin family protein: MHVMVVFESMFGNTEQVARAVAEGLAAFASVEVANVDEARGYEDADLLVVGGPTHAHGMSRAGTRSEAARETDGAVRSHTGLRDWIGALDHAPERMPLAAFDTRLAKPRWLTGSAAVSAERRLRALGFVPAVPPESFLVETDGPRTVLRDGERERARSWGAALGRRFATSVL, from the coding sequence ATGCACGTGATGGTGGTGTTCGAATCGATGTTCGGGAACACCGAACAGGTGGCGAGAGCGGTGGCCGAAGGGCTGGCGGCCTTCGCCTCGGTGGAGGTCGCGAACGTCGACGAGGCACGTGGCTACGAGGATGCGGATCTGCTCGTGGTCGGCGGTCCGACGCACGCACACGGCATGTCCCGTGCCGGCACCCGGAGCGAAGCCGCCCGTGAGACGGATGGCGCGGTCCGGTCGCACACCGGACTGCGGGACTGGATCGGTGCCCTGGACCACGCGCCGGAGCGCATGCCGTTGGCGGCCTTCGACACCCGGTTGGCGAAACCGCGCTGGCTCACCGGCTCCGCGGCGGTATCGGCGGAACGGCGGCTTCGGGCCCTCGGCTTCGTCCCGGCCGTGCCGCCGGAGAGTTTCCTCGTCGAGACGGACGGGCCGCGCACGGTCTTGAGGGACGGTGAGCGGGAGCGGGCACGGTCGTGGGGCGCCGCGTTGGGAAGGCGCTTCGCCACTTCGGTGCTCTGA
- a CDS encoding universal stress protein, with translation MRLPAEGAIVAGIDGSGSARTAAMWAAGEARLRGLPLRLVHVYTVPATNTPGVSLPREAVRAGFESRGLEWLAEARKEVLDRYPGLTVESAAREWIAVPALVQESLSATMVVLGSRGLGGFTGMLVGSTAVALAHHGHCPIVVARGKQPDGAVPEDGPVVVGTDGSPSSAAALAFAFDEAQQRKAALIVVRTWSEMFDHGTVRPHFLDVDPAEIEAAERTEAEAQIAPWREKYPDVAVELFVRKGRPVRTLLEFGVKASLLVVGSRGRGGFQGMLLGSTSQALVAHAECPVAVIRPASPAE, from the coding sequence ATGCGACTGCCCGCTGAAGGAGCCATCGTGGCCGGGATCGACGGGTCGGGGTCGGCCCGGACGGCGGCGATGTGGGCCGCGGGTGAAGCCCGCCTGCGCGGATTGCCCTTGCGGCTCGTGCATGTGTACACGGTTCCGGCGACGAACACTCCCGGCGTGTCCCTCCCTCGCGAAGCGGTTCGCGCGGGTTTCGAGAGCCGAGGCCTCGAATGGCTCGCCGAAGCACGAAAAGAGGTGCTCGACCGCTATCCCGGCCTGACCGTCGAGAGCGCGGCCCGAGAATGGATCGCGGTGCCCGCGCTGGTCCAGGAATCCCTGAGCGCGACGATGGTGGTGCTGGGTTCGCGTGGGCTCGGCGGGTTCACCGGGATGCTGGTCGGTTCGACCGCCGTCGCGCTCGCGCACCACGGACACTGCCCGATCGTCGTCGCCAGGGGCAAGCAGCCGGACGGCGCGGTCCCGGAGGATGGGCCGGTCGTCGTGGGCACGGACGGCTCGCCTTCCAGCGCGGCGGCGCTCGCGTTCGCGTTCGACGAGGCACAGCAGCGGAAGGCGGCGCTCATCGTCGTCCGGACCTGGTCGGAGATGTTCGACCACGGGACGGTCCGCCCGCACTTCCTCGACGTCGATCCGGCCGAAATCGAGGCCGCCGAGCGCACGGAAGCCGAAGCGCAGATCGCTCCTTGGCGGGAGAAGTACCCGGACGTCGCGGTGGAACTCTTCGTGCGTAAGGGGCGACCGGTGCGGACCCTGCTCGAGTTCGGTGTCAAGGCGAGTCTGCTCGTGGTCGGCAGCCGGGGGCGCGGCGGATTCCAGGGCATGTTGCTCGGTTCGACCAGCCAGGCGCTGGTGGCGCATGCGGAATGCCCGGTCGCCGTCATCCGTCCCGCGTCCCCGGCGGAATGA
- a CDS encoding CBS domain-containing protein: protein MRARDLMTRPVLTVTPETTAKHAAAVLAEHGFTALPVVDDDDRLIGIVTEADLIRDRFPHDIRSGGGSGARTAPGTTVREVMTSPATGMGAGADLAEVGKALLDGKIRAMPIVDGARVIGILTRGDFVRAFARDDTAIAADVRRHLSVYGGSGRWTVEVTDGVCRIGDAYDDDSDRHVAKVIAEAIPGVVEAEVTYQEEDR from the coding sequence ATGCGAGCACGAGACCTGATGACGAGGCCGGTCCTCACCGTCACCCCGGAGACGACCGCCAAGCACGCTGCCGCGGTGCTGGCCGAGCACGGCTTCACCGCCTTGCCGGTGGTGGACGACGACGACCGCCTGATCGGCATCGTGACCGAGGCGGATCTGATCCGCGACCGGTTCCCCCACGACATCCGCTCCGGCGGTGGCTCCGGTGCCCGGACGGCACCGGGCACCACGGTGCGCGAGGTGATGACCTCGCCCGCCACCGGAATGGGTGCCGGCGCCGACCTGGCCGAAGTAGGCAAGGCGCTGCTCGACGGGAAGATCCGCGCGATGCCGATCGTGGACGGTGCACGGGTGATCGGCATCCTCACCCGCGGCGACTTCGTCCGCGCCTTCGCCCGCGACGACACGGCGATCGCCGCGGATGTCCGGCGCCACCTCTCCGTTTACGGCGGCTCGGGCCGCTGGACCGTCGAAGTGACCGACGGCGTCTGCCGTATCGGCGACGCCTATGACGACGACTCCGACCGGCACGTGGCCAAGGTCATCGCCGAAGCGATTCCCGGTGTCGTGGAAGCCGAAGTGACTTATCAGGAGGAAGACCGATGA
- a CDS encoding universal stress protein, whose translation MNTAENRIVVGTDGAEPGRAAVRWAAAVAAERGLGLLIVHALHSEQLAYGAGLAGPVPWLDDLAAAGRRVLDEAVADAETVAPGVPVDTAMPTDSPTPYLRDASKSAAMVVVGASGKGFFAGMAIGSTASAVIAHSHCPAVVLRGRKGTTNYPDSGPVVVGVDGSPLSEQALETAFDEASRREAPLVAVHAWSDVTYDDVYGMARLVTQWESIEDDERRLLAERLAGWQEKYPNVAVERVLVRDRPRHTLLEWSAKAQLVVIGSRGRGGFTGQLLGSVSQALTRHAECPVMVVRPRKTR comes from the coding sequence ATGAACACCGCGGAAAACAGGATCGTCGTCGGAACCGACGGGGCCGAGCCGGGACGGGCGGCGGTCCGGTGGGCTGCCGCCGTCGCCGCCGAGCGGGGCTTGGGGCTGCTGATCGTGCACGCTCTCCACAGTGAGCAGCTGGCCTATGGCGCCGGGCTCGCCGGCCCCGTTCCGTGGCTGGACGATCTCGCAGCCGCAGGGCGCAGGGTGCTGGACGAGGCCGTGGCGGACGCCGAAACGGTCGCTCCCGGTGTCCCGGTGGACACCGCGATGCCCACCGACTCGCCGACGCCGTACTTGCGCGACGCGTCGAAGTCGGCGGCGATGGTGGTGGTCGGCGCTTCGGGGAAGGGCTTCTTCGCCGGCATGGCGATCGGTTCGACGGCGTCGGCCGTCATCGCCCACTCTCATTGTCCGGCGGTGGTGCTCCGAGGGCGGAAGGGCACCACGAACTATCCCGACAGCGGACCGGTGGTCGTCGGAGTCGACGGAAGCCCGTTGAGCGAGCAGGCGCTGGAGACCGCGTTCGACGAGGCGTCGCGGCGTGAAGCGCCGCTGGTGGCCGTGCACGCGTGGTCGGATGTCACCTACGACGACGTGTACGGCATGGCGCGGCTCGTCACGCAATGGGAGAGCATCGAGGACGACGAACGCCGTCTGCTCGCGGAACGGCTGGCGGGCTGGCAGGAGAAGTATCCGAACGTCGCCGTGGAGCGGGTACTCGTCCGTGATCGGCCCCGCCACACCTTGCTGGAGTGGAGCGCCAAGGCGCAGCTCGTGGTCATCGGCAGCCGCGGCCGTGGTGGCTTCACCGGGCAACTGCTCGGCTCGGTCAGCCAGGCGCTCACCCGCCACGCCGAATGCCCCGTGATGGTGGTCCGGCCGAGGAAGACCCGATGA
- a CDS encoding universal stress protein, whose protein sequence is MNHRSAQERRIVVGTDGTAHGEEAVRWAITEARALGARVEVLLVRPKDVLLPGTPFALQPHGRLPIQDGYPLAQEVARIHDELAANLAVETSVRTGDPASVLLAAAEGADLLVLGSPSEGRIGRLVFGSVAAACVRHAPCPIVLVTPEAAHHFSPTAS, encoded by the coding sequence ATGAACCATCGGTCAGCACAGGAACGCCGGATCGTCGTCGGGACCGACGGCACCGCGCATGGTGAGGAAGCGGTGCGCTGGGCGATCACCGAAGCCCGGGCTCTGGGCGCTCGGGTCGAAGTGCTCCTCGTGCGGCCGAAGGACGTTCTCCTGCCCGGAACGCCTTTCGCGCTTCAGCCGCATGGCAGGCTTCCGATCCAGGATGGCTATCCCCTGGCACAGGAGGTCGCGAGGATCCACGACGAACTCGCGGCGAATCTCGCCGTCGAGACCTCGGTCCGCACGGGCGACCCGGCCTCGGTACTGCTTGCCGCCGCGGAAGGCGCGGACCTGCTGGTGCTCGGCTCGCCGTCCGAGGGGCGTATCGGCCGGCTCGTCTTCGGGAGCGTGGCCGCCGCCTGTGTCCGGCACGCGCCCTGTCCGATCGTGCTCGTCACTCCTGAGGCGGCACACCACTTCAGCCCCACGGCATCCTGA
- a CDS encoding CBS domain-containing protein yields the protein MTTPVVAVTPAATLGETIAVLAGKGFTSLPVVDETGRLLGVLEEDDVVLACHVPGPRSPSGGPDAGVLIGARTKIRDVMRTPGAGTHPDTELADLAERMLEHRLRSVPVLDRGRVVGVVTWGDLLRARAIETSSREIP from the coding sequence ATGACCACCCCCGTCGTCGCGGTCACCCCGGCCGCGACGCTCGGCGAAACGATCGCCGTGCTGGCCGGGAAGGGGTTCACTTCCCTGCCGGTCGTCGACGAGACCGGCAGGTTGCTCGGCGTCCTGGAGGAGGACGACGTCGTCCTCGCCTGTCACGTGCCCGGCCCGCGGTCACCGAGCGGCGGCCCCGACGCGGGTGTCCTGATCGGGGCCCGCACCAAGATCCGGGACGTGATGCGGACCCCGGGCGCCGGGACGCACCCGGACACGGAACTCGCGGACCTGGCGGAACGGATGCTGGAGCACCGGCTCCGCTCGGTCCCCGTGCTCGATCGCGGCCGCGTCGTCGGCGTTGTCACCTGGGGGGACCTGCTGCGCGCGCGAGCCATCGAAACCTCGTCAAGGGAAATACCATGA
- a CDS encoding Acg family FMN-binding oxidoreductase — MTPTDFPVLTALEAAVRAPSPHNTQPWFFELEPGAVEVHLDEDRLLRVCDPDGREARLACGAALLNIELTIAAAGRLVETELMPDRGRPSLLARVEIGGRHRPDAEELRLAAVIPRRYSNRRPFADRAVPEGVRTAVRRAALADGAGLVLVDEVGKLEATAALIRRADHVQTQDGAFHEELQAWTRGHGRDDGVPAFAGGPRSAGGLLPVRHFHDSEAPRPFEQDPVVAVLTTAADGPSAQLRAGRAMQRVLLTATTAGLSASFYSQPMEIPSTRDELRVLLGGSGYPQTVFRLGYGFPGVPTPRRPLETVVRQKSS, encoded by the coding sequence ATGACCCCCACCGATTTCCCGGTACTCACCGCGTTGGAGGCCGCGGTGAGGGCGCCGTCGCCGCACAACACCCAGCCCTGGTTCTTCGAGCTGGAACCGGGCGCGGTCGAGGTGCATCTCGACGAGGACCGGCTGCTGCGGGTGTGCGACCCCGACGGCAGGGAGGCGCGACTGGCCTGCGGTGCCGCCTTGCTGAACATCGAGCTCACGATCGCGGCCGCCGGACGGCTCGTGGAGACGGAGTTGATGCCGGACCGCGGCCGTCCTTCGCTGCTGGCCAGGGTCGAGATCGGCGGCCGTCACCGGCCCGACGCCGAAGAGCTGCGCCTCGCCGCCGTGATCCCGCGTCGCTACAGCAATCGCCGCCCGTTCGCCGATCGGGCCGTGCCGGAGGGCGTGCGGACCGCGGTACGACGAGCAGCCCTCGCCGACGGAGCGGGACTCGTCCTGGTCGACGAAGTGGGCAAGCTGGAGGCGACCGCGGCACTGATCCGGCGCGCGGATCACGTGCAGACCCAGGACGGGGCCTTCCACGAAGAGCTCCAAGCCTGGACTCGTGGGCACGGCCGGGACGACGGGGTGCCCGCGTTCGCCGGGGGGCCGCGTTCGGCGGGCGGGCTGCTGCCGGTGCGGCACTTCCACGACAGCGAGGCACCCCGGCCTTTCGAACAGGATCCGGTCGTCGCGGTACTGACGACCGCCGCGGACGGTCCGTCGGCGCAGCTTCGCGCGGGACGGGCCATGCAACGCGTGCTGCTCACCGCGACCACCGCGGGGCTGAGTGCCTCGTTCTATTCCCAGCCCATGGAAATCCCGTCCACCCGGGACGAACTTCGTGTGCTACTCGGTGGAAGCGGCTATCCGCAGACGGTTTTCCGGTTGGGGTACGGGTTTCCCGGTGTCCCGACCCCACGTCGTCCACTCGAGACGGTCGTCAGGCAGAAGTCCTCGTGA
- a CDS encoding Rv1733c family protein, whose product MRTLTAFWQRIRPGGSPLVRTSDRIEAVLTLTVLLAALLAIPFAATMGSDIYADRMAQATEQATDRRPVTAVLLADAPPVAIRLDGVPIEGKSRVPARWIDGDVVREEPVDAGNGSVAGQEVEIWLDSRGDVVPAPVTRDDAARNGIGVGVGVWLGCVALLAVVFLIARSALARRRDAAWSREWRRVADDWTPA is encoded by the coding sequence ATGCGCACCCTTACCGCCTTTTGGCAGCGGATCCGCCCAGGCGGGAGTCCGCTCGTGCGGACGTCGGACCGGATCGAGGCGGTCCTGACGCTCACGGTGCTCCTGGCCGCGTTGCTGGCGATACCGTTCGCGGCCACGATGGGCTCCGACATTTACGCGGACCGGATGGCGCAGGCCACCGAACAGGCCACCGACCGGCGGCCGGTCACCGCGGTACTGCTGGCCGACGCGCCGCCGGTGGCCATCCGGCTCGACGGCGTGCCGATCGAAGGGAAGTCCCGGGTTCCGGCGCGCTGGATCGACGGTGACGTCGTCCGGGAAGAACCGGTCGATGCCGGAAACGGTTCCGTGGCGGGGCAAGAGGTGGAGATCTGGCTGGATTCGCGGGGCGACGTGGTGCCGGCACCGGTCACCCGGGATGACGCGGCACGCAACGGCATCGGTGTCGGTGTCGGCGTCTGGCTCGGCTGTGTCGCCTTGCTCGCGGTGGTGTTCCTGATCGCGCGTTCGGCGCTGGCCAGGCGGCGTGACGCCGCGTGGAGCCGGGAATGGCGGCGGGTGGCGGACGACTGGACCCCGGCCTGA